The genomic window CGGTCGGCGGGTGGGCGTGCTCACCGTCGATGAGCACTCGGCGGCCTTGGCCGAAGCCTCCGGGACCGGGGTTGTCATGGCCAGCCTGGGGTCGCAGCTCGACGGGGTCGCCGCCGCCGAGAACCTTTTCCGTCGCCTGCGTTCCTTCGATGCCGAGGGCGTAGACGTCATCCTGGCCGAAGGGGTCGATGAGGGCGGGCTCGGGCTGGCGGTGATGAACCGCCTCCGGAAGGCGGCCGAAAGGATCGTCCGGGTCGGCCGGCGCGACTGAATCACCCGGGGCCGCCGGTCCCGACTTAACCGCCCCTTCCTCGGATATCCTAACCTGGAATAGGCCACCATCAAGGGAGAAATCGATGAAACTGCTCTTCGTCTGCTCGGGCAACACCTGTCGCAGTCCGATGGCCGAAGCCTTGACCCGCCGGGCGCTGGAGGACAAGCGAATCCAGGGGGTCGAGGTCGCCTCGGCCGGGACCGACGCCTTCACCGGCGAGTCGGCTTCGGTCAACGCGAAAGCGGCCGTCAATGAACGAGGGATAGACCTTGGCGACCATCGGGCGCGGCGGTTGGACCGGCAGCTTATCGACGAAGCCGACCTCATCCTGACGATGACCTCGCGGCACATGGACCGGGTCGTCGGGCTTGTCCCTCGGGCCATCGAGAAGACCTTCACCCTGAAGGAATTCGTCACCGGTGAGCGGCTGGATGTCGCCGACCCCTTCGGTCAATCGCTCGAGACCTATCGTCGCTCGGTCAGCGAGCTTGCCGAGGCGGTCGAGCGGGTCGTCGATCGCTTGAACTTCCCCGGGAGACCGGGGCAACCCATGCAGAGTTCAGATGGAGGGATCGATTAGTGCGTCTGGCCATCGGATGCGACCACGCCGGAGTGGCTCTGAAGCACGAGATCGTCGGCTGTCTTCAGGAACAGGGGATCGCCGTCACCGATTTCGGCACCGAGGGAGCCGATTCGGTCGATTACCCCGACTATGCCAGGAAGGTCGCCGAGGCGGTCAGCGGCGGCGAGGCCGACCGCGGCATCCTCATCTGCGGCACCGGCATCGGCATGTCCATCGCCGCCAACAAGGTCCCCGGCGTAAGGGCGGCCCTTTGCCACGATGT from Bacillota bacterium includes these protein-coding regions:
- a CDS encoding low molecular weight protein arginine phosphatase; translated protein: MKLLFVCSGNTCRSPMAEALTRRALEDKRIQGVEVASAGTDAFTGESASVNAKAAVNERGIDLGDHRARRLDRQLIDEADLILTMTSRHMDRVVGLVPRAIEKTFTLKEFVTGERLDVADPFGQSLETYRRSVSELAEAVERVVDRLNFPGRPGQPMQSSDGGID
- the rpiB gene encoding ribose 5-phosphate isomerase B translates to MRLAIGCDHAGVALKHEIVGCLQEQGIAVTDFGTEGADSVDYPDYARKVAEAVSGGEADRGILICGTGIGMSIAANKVPGVRAALCHDVFSARMTREHNDANVLTMGARVIGPGLALEIVRTWLAGEYAGGGRHARRLDKIAAIERDWAGSVK